The Accipiter gentilis chromosome Z, bAccGen1.1, whole genome shotgun sequence DNA window AAACATGAACAGGATTGACAAATACCTGGTGCAAACAGTCCTCCAGGACAGATCCATCCATCTGTGGGCATGATTCTACAGAAGTGAATCATTCTACTGCACATAGCAGGATACTTGCTTGAATTAAAggcacgtgtgcctttcagaaaacAGTCGGCTTTAAAGATTACTTAAAAACCATTACATTATCAGGCTTACGCAGTATTTTCTTTTGCCTGGAGAAGATTCTGTATGTTCCTAAGCCAAAGTGTTTTAAAGGTACTTCTTGTTTTCAGGTGTCAAGTGTAAGATAAATTTACAATTGTAGATGGATGTATATTTTTGCTCTGCCTGTTTgtcatgttatttttaaaaagtgaagagtGTGTACAAAACCAGACTATGCCTCAATTAAAAAGCTGTCAGGTATCTAATAGCTGCGGGTGCTACTATACCCATTCCTTCAAACAAgctccttgggaaaaaaagagaacttttcATTTTCAACATGAATGACAGAGCCCCTTGAAAATGCAGCTCACTCCAGGTCCCACCATGCCTACTGCAGTTTTCGATGTCTCTCAGACTAAAACACAGGGTATTGCTGTTTTACAGGCAGGTATACTTGTTTTCTGTACTTTTCAGGCAGCACTGAAAACTATACTAACCGTGATTAAGTCACATGATTGCACAACTCCTTCCATGTAGTCACATACCTGAGcaagttctttaaaaacagtcaattaaaaacaaaaacaaacaaagcaacaaaacccaaacacaccagAATTACAACTTTAGTGTTTTAGAATTGTTTTTTCTGATCTGTAACACACTTCTAAGGGAATGAAAATTTGTAACTATTTACCTGAAAAAACCCCTCCAACTGAATCTTGGAGTAACTACGTAGTATAAGCTGATGCATACAGGGACCTACAACTGTTTGGTTATCTTGCATAAAGTTTTCCATTTAAAGTTTCTGGAAAATGCAGAGAGTAATTCAAATATTTACAGGGatcttttttcagctttgctcttCATGCCTCAAGCACCACTTGTGGGAAGATACACCACAGAAGGCGGCTCCCACGTTGCAGAAGCACCACTCATTTATTTTCATACAGATAAAGAAATCTCTTCATCAGTACTCCAGTAGTTTATAGAGATGTTCTTTCACCAGAACACTTGTTTACCGAGTACAATATCATTAAACAGCTTTCAGTGTCTTTGATACTGATGCAGAGAAACTGGGTTCTGAGCCAGGAATAGAAGTTTTGCATGTGCAAGGACTACACAACAGGATCCAATTTGGCACAGAGTCTTCAGTAACATAATACTTCTCAAACATTACCCTAAGTAGGAGACTATGGTACCATTTCACATTGAAACTACAGCATTCATTTGCATAGAAGCAGGGTACTACagaattctgaattatttttttgtgtgtgtgtgtctgtgtgtgtaccGATTGGTACCAGTGGAAAAGTCTTCTTTGCCCTTGAAAGCTGTCATTTCAGCTTGTAGCTCAAGGTGTCTCTAACTACTCGGAAATAGCAAAAGCACTGATGCATCTGCGAGTAAGgtatttttcccttcaaaactTTGAAATCTATCTGTTGTATGTTGCAGTTGAGCTGAAATgccaaattttaatttcttggtCAAAAAAATTACAACTGAAATTAGAACTAAGTCCCTCAGAGAGAACCTGTGACATTATTTGTGAGACTCATTCTACAGCTTTGATCCTTATGTTCCTTGTACCTTTAGCCCTACCTTTTTTGACAGTCTTCCTCTGTCACACTCCTACCAGCTGTGCGGCATTAAATAAAACAAGTCAAACATAGGTCTTCCCTTCCTCTTAAACATTCTCCTAGAGCACGCTTGTGTCTGAGACAGCGCAGTGAAGATTACATACCTTGCACAGTGAAGACAATTAACCTTGCCGTCAAGAGAAAATGCACAGCATGGCATTTAGTCATTGGGAAATAAAAGACTGTTGCCGTTGCCGTACATCCGCTACGGAAGACGGCAGGCATGTCACCGAGAAAGCGTGCTATAGCCTCGGGGCTAAGCGACCCTACAGCACAACTGCGGGCAACTGTCCCTAGCAGGCAGAGCTTCCTGGCACATATACGCCTGCCGTGTTTCTCTCAGGGCTGAGGTCCATTCACCAACTTCGGCAGAAATGGATCACCTGCACCTTCTGCACCAGCGGGAAGTGCCAAGTACTTACCACCGCTGCGCCCTGAGACAAACCACCTCGCACCCCCAGCTACGCCAGCGGCGCCCAGTCACCCACAGAAGGAAACGTTACCTGGATTTCCCGTGCATGGTACACGATGATGAGCCCGAGCAGGATAATCGTGGAGAGGCTAATAAGGCATTTCAGAGCGAGGGAATAGAGCGACTCCTGAAAGAGAAAGACACCGCCGTCCCTCAGAGACCCTACCGCGggggccgctcccgccccgccaCCGCCACCCCCGACCCCGCGGAGGGCCGCCTCGCCTCACGGTGCCGGGGGCGGAGCGGGGGCCGGCGGCACCCCGCCACCGGCCGGGGCGGGcgccccgggccggggccggcagcgggaccgggccaggccgggccgggccggaggacGCGCGGCCCCGCCTCGCTGGGGGGGCTCcctgaggggccggggccggggccggggcggtcgGACCGGCTGCCGGGGCGGGCCCGGGCGCGTCGGCGGCGAGTACCTTGGTGTAGGCGCCCCAGGAGAGCTCGGTCTCGATGACCATGACGACGATGCCGAACATGCCGAAGATGAGCGCGTAGTCGCTGAGGCGCTTGCGCTTCTCGAAGAGCGCCCGGCGGTGCCCCAGCTTGTAGCCGATGTTCTGGTTCTTCTTCTTGCTGGGCTTGCCCCCGCCGTTGTTGGCgccgcccgggccggggccggggccggggccggcggggccgtaCAGCGCCAGGTTGTTGGAGTTGTTGTGCTCGGGCTTGGAGACCACGATCTCCGGGGCGGCGGGGGtaccgccggcggcggcggcggcggcggggctggcgaGCGGCGGCTGGAGCGGCTGCGACTCGGAGTCCAGCTCGTGTAGGTTCCTGCGGGACGAGCTCAGGTTGCTGAGCGGCCGCATGACGCCGCCGTTGTACCTGCAGCTGCTCATGGCTATTTCGGTGAAGGGGTTGCTCTCGCGgcgctgctggtggtggtggtggtggtggtggtggtggtggtgatggtgggtgctgctgctgctgacactgctgctggggctggctgcctgctgctgctgcaggctatGGCACTGGTGGTACTGGGGGTACTGGTGAGGCTGCCTGGACGCGCCGGCATGGCTGGAAGGGGTGAGCTCGCTGACGTTCAGCTGGCTGCCCtgccgggaggaggcggcggaggagagCGGCGAGGAGTGAGTCCGGAAGGCGCCCGAGAGGGGCGAGGAGGCGCGGAGCAGCAGGGGCAGGTTATCCCCCGCGGCTGCCGCAGCAGCCCCGTAGTAGGCGCAGTTGTTGcactggaggcatgggctctgctgctgctgctgctgctgctgctgctgctgctgctgctgctgctggaggaggctctGCTTGTCCTGGCCGTGCTGCTGCTGACAgtgcagcggcggcggcgggcgctgctgctgctgctgctgctggtcggGGCCGAAGCCCGCCGGGAACTGCCGCGGCGCGTCCATGCCGTCGCCGTTAAAGCCGCAGGAGGACCGGGCGGTGGTGCACCCTGCGCAATGCGTTATGGTCGGCAGGGGAGAGTCCTGCTGCCGCCACGAAGGGCCCATCCCGGCTCCCGTAGAATCCAGCCGCCGCGTCCGATTGGTCGGGCGGACCAAAACAAGGGGCATCACGTCACCTGAGGGGGGTGGACCGGCCGCGGCGtgaggcggcgggggcggcgcgcggtccccccgccgccccgccccgccccgccccgcgcggggatcccgcctcccgcccgccccgcgcccgcagGTAAGGGCTGCCCGCGCCCCCCGCgcccgcctccccctccccccccccccccccccccgccgcggagAGCCCCGCGCGGCGGAAACCCGGGGGCGGGGAGCGCGCTCGCCCCCGGGATCGCCCCCGCCAGGAAGGGGCCTCCGCGGCGGGGCTccccggctccgcgccgccgctCACATCTGCGCCGCCTCCGGAACATGGGCGCCGAGCCGCGCTCCGGAGCTGTCCAGCggcgcctgccgccgccgccgccgccgccgccctgcaaAACACAGCGTCGCGCTcgctcccctccgccgccccggcgGGCCCGCGCCGCGGCCTCGGGCCGCGCCCGCCGCGGGCCGCCGGAGGGAACGGAGAGGCCGCGGGCTCCCGTGGGGCCGGGTTGtttgtgtgggtgggtggggggggcccTCCCCGGCACATCTCGAGCCTGTCAcgaagcggggagggggggggggggggacgcgggggCGACGGCGACTTCTGTCGGCTGCTCCTTCCCTCAGCTGGAGAAGGGAGAGCCGGCCGCCGGGGTGTGAGGCCTCCACCCGGGACAccgcgggggggggcggttgggGGCTGGAGACCTGCTCCGGCGGGTCGGCAGGAGCTTTACCGTGGAACGGCATCGGTGTCACGGAGTAGCAGTGTTCCCCTCCGGCTCCCGCGTCCTGGCGGGCAGCGCCAGCGCAGCCCTTGAGTTGGTCGCCCGCTACCATTTtgcctcttccccttcttttccctcccagACTCTCACTGAATAATTCATTCCCACAGCTCCCTTCGGCAGAGTAATGTCTGCAGCAGGGAAAGTCTCTCCCCTGCATGTATTTAAGGCAGGGTTCTTTAAGGGAAGAATCGTGAAAACGGTAAGTGATTTGCCTTGTTACAGCCATGCCATTCTTGTGACCTAGGTGAGATTACAAGAggagggttgtttggtttttaccCCCAGTCAAGCGGCACTGTCTTTGCGGCTTGAAAAATCAGCTGCAAAATTTGATAGTGTGGAAGGCTTCCTTACGTCTATAACTTCTCATTAATGTTAAAGACAAGATTCACTACGCATTTCTAGGATAAAAGCCTACGTCCTTATAATTTCTGCATCTCACACACATTAAATTTCTTCGGAAACTCTACACCCTTGAATGGCTTGCATTTTAGAGTTGTCATTAACAAAGTTTTTAAACGTTTCAGTGACACCTGACCAAGGTGTACCTTTTAAAGCAAGCACACATTGCGCACACACCACAGTCAAAGAACCCTCACTAATGTAGTAAATATCGTGGTTGTACAAAATAGACAGATTATTTAGAGAGTGACCAGAAATTAAAAATCTCTAAGCATaggttgttttggaaaaatcACCCATAAATAGGAGTATGTGTGATATACAGCATCATAATGCCTTGTGATAATTCACAATTTGTTTAACAATCAAGTTTtgaataaaacacacacacattctgGCATGAATGATAAAGCACTTTCCAAATACATCACTCTGTATTTATAAATTACACTGAAGTGTATTTCGATGCTCTCTGTTGCACTCGGTTCCCCTGAGTTCTAACGATGCTGGTTATTTTTGAGAATGAATGGGCTGTTTAACACAGCTATAGATCTTCCATTGTTTGTTTGAAAAAAGGCGATACTGTAATTCCATCTCACTGGTCCTGTTTTGCCTGGGTTTTTGAACACACTTGAATCGCATGGATCTTAGAAAATGGAAATCTTATGGAACCCTGGCTTTTACCACTCTCTAAATAAAAGTCCTGCACAAGTGTGCTCTCAAAATGTATGATCTGTGAACTAGTTAAAGGTACAGATAGGCCTAggttttatctttccttttccattcatgCCACGTCCTTAATGTTTGCTTAAAGATACTTTCTTTTAAGTGTTCTCCTTAACAGAAGATAAAGTCCTTAGGACCTAATTTACCATGAAAGGCTTTTTAAGAAATTTGTAAATCTTCATGTTTTATTTAGAAGTCACCAAGACTTTGTCTGGTAATTCCATCCAGTCTGGTCATGCAAGATTTTAATAGAATTGTGAAGAAAAATTTGATCTTTTTAAAGTCTTGGTACACTAAAATACACAATAGCTGTGTTCTAGATGGAGAAatgatggcatttatttttttaattcatatataGAAGTTGCAAATCCCAATTTTAATACCTCTACTGCTGCTATCCTGTTTATTTGTAGAAAGCAAGGACAGTGCTGTTACTAGCTTTTAGATATTTCGTATACTTGCTTGGTTGTTTCATTATGCGAATAAACAAATGAATATTCCCGTGTTTAACACAAGAGGTCATACTAATCACACAGCATGTTACAAAACTAATCAGCTAGGGgtttatttcagttctgttgtGCAACCTGGGATATCTCATCACAGTTTCAAGGTCTAAAATAACAATGGTTGAGAGTTTGCATTTTCACAGCTAAAGAGGTGAACCTTCCTCTTTATGACACTGATTAATGAGCTGGAATAGAAAGATGCTATTTAATCTAACGTCTTTCCcttgtaaaataatttaagagttcacttttaaaaatgaatgtatttgttttcagtaATAAAACATGTTCTTCATGTGAACTGAATTGTTATACTCTTTTGTATCGCAAATAAATTAGCGTGGGCAACTCAGAACTGCTAAATCATACTAAACTGGTATGGAACCAGTGAACCCCTATGGAACAAATATTAGCTGTTTGGGATTGGGGCTTTGGATTTTTCCTACCTTTTCATTATATACTGGATGGAACTGCTCTTACTGATTATCAtaggtcctgctgctgctttgccaaaGAGGCTGCTTTTACACatacaaatgtgtgtgtgtgtgtacacacgcatgtgtgcacacacctTTGTAAGAGAGAGACAATTACTGCAGATCTCATTTGATAATGGTGATTATTGGAGACgtttggaaaacagattttttttcctaaacccaCTAATTGCAAGAACAAGATAAATACTGTTGAGCAAAACTGTACCAACAGCAGGACAGGAAGTTCAACAGACACAGGAAAAATTAgatttctgagaggaaaaaaccactatgaaatatttgaaatgacAGCTAATGGCTAGTCATTGAAAAGCTCACAAAACAACATCCAACGGAAGTGCAATACCTACAGGCTTCAATAAAAGGTGTTAGAAAGCTATTTTGGCTGTTATCCTATTGCCCCTACTCATACCAGACTTAAAATCACTTAGAATTCTCAGAATCACTGAGAATCCTGCActcataaaaaagtaaaaaaatatagaaagatagtaacaaaaaggaaacaaaaagaatgaaaaaaacccaaaaaagcctAGGAAGTTCCATTCTGTAACAGTAGTTTGAACTCAAAGCATATTTTGCACAAGACCTAGGATTTTCTAGAAAGCAGTAAAGGAAACAACCTTGTCCTGTTCGGGAAAAGCAAGCAGGTACACAGCTCAGTGTATACGCAGAAGGATGCCATTCAGTGAAAGCAGAGTCACATTAATAAAAACAGAGGTAACACTGGCAGCAATAGGCTATCATGAGATCACTCAGGGGTATCCATGCAGCAATAAAAATGCTTGGTGAGACAACACCAAATGACTGCAGTACAGCTGCCAAGACGATGGCGTGGAAACTAACCATATGAGCCACATGTGTAAATTACCTTTTGCATACCATCTGGCAGGGCTTTTACCCACCAGATGTCTGACATTCACCCCAGCAACTTCTGTTGTCAAGTAGTTATATGCCCTAACTGGAATCCCACTCCTGTTGGACCTGTGCTTATTTCAAAGATGTTTTGATAATGTTCCACAGTAGTGGGTGAAGGAGAAGAAATACCAAATAATGACTTTGTACAGATAATACAGCTGCGTATTAGAAGGAGGCATGCTTTACTGTTTCCACCTTTGATTTTATACCGTTTCACTAATTTgcactttcttctgcttctccagcatATCACCAATGAAAATGCAGATTCACTCCAGTTCAAAACCTTCATCTGTTGTCTGGGACGTGATGGATACAAAAGATAAGGACACTGTATTGACAGCTTTAAATGGTAACCAaagtttttaaaagtgtaaatgtCTTAACTTATGGAGGTGTAGCTTAAGAAATCTGTAGAATTGCTGCAAGCCTTTCCTCCAGTCCAGGGGCCTTCCTGAAGGGATGgagttttttcaatttttttctaacagtattttttattactattaaacATGTTGAAAATATTGGATGGGGTCCACAAAACAGCTGGGAAATTAAGCATTTCTTCCCTTAATTCACTTTTCCATCCTTTCTGGAGATCCCGCAAACCTAATAACTTTCTTTCTTGccactacttttttttcattgtcaaGGGATACTGCCACCTACGAGGAATTTCTTAGCTAGCTAATTGCATCAGCATTAATACTATTTTGCCCAGCCAatacagctgctctgcaggtgaCTATTACATTAGGTTTAATCTGACTACCTTTTATTAGTCTCACAAATTGCTGTAGTTTTGGAACAGAACTTTAACTCAGTACAATTACTGAAATAATAACATCATACAGTATTTATTTCAGCCTATGCAAAAGCACAGAGTGACTTTGTGTGTGGGGGCAGTTATCAAGTGTGAGAGCTTACTTTTAACTTTACAGAATCCAGTATTTGAAGAATTTTGACCTGTTGAGTCATGAGACAGTGTTACATCTAAATATAAGATCATACCTTGCAAACGTGGTAGTGCGCAAATTGAAGATGTTTGCAGTGCTTTTCCTCTCCATAAAATATGTCATTTCTGATTCATGTAGCAATTGATTCTaaataattaaatttcatttGCCCATGTTtgaaaaacaggtatttttttccattggtaCTTTACCATCAGTGCTTCCATTTTACCATCAGAGAACAGTTACTATAGATTTGCACTGGCATTGCTGTGTTTGGAAAATGCATTATAGGTTACTTAGTAACATGATCCCTTATTAGGCTCTAAAACATGAAAGATGGAATTTGCTTTTGTCAGGCGACAGATATGTGGTGTGTATGATTGCTTTCAAATCTTAAATGCATTGTAGGTTCTTCAGTCAGTAGCCCTGCCAATTCAAAGCATGTATAAAATGTAAGATTGCTTCTTTGATTGTGTTTACTGGgcccttttttatttgtttctgcagACCTGATACCCTGAAAGACGCCACAGCTTCCACAGCATGTTCAAATCCCATGTCACAAAAGTCTGTTTGTTTGTTGCTGTCACCTTCATACCTAAAGCCTTTTGGATATGTTCATAACACACACAAATGTCAATGTATGTTGTGGTCCTGTTCGCAGAAATCATATCTGTAACAAGTCTGGAAAATTTATACGCTTGCAGAACAAATGGAAGCAGGGAAAAGATGAAAGCCAATGTCCAGTTTTATGTTACCTGCAGTCCCACTTTCTCCTCAATATATGCTTAATTGTATTTGTATGGTTGTTTTTCTAATTTATGAGATGGCTGACTTGAGAAATGAGTTTGGGACAGAGGAATGGGGCAGTCACTGAGGGAAGAGCATCTCACTTCTTCCTTCCTAGTTATGTCCAtctgcagcatgttcttttctaCCCTCTCCTTCACATTACCCATCCTTCTCGCCCTTCCCTGCTGCAGAGGAGACAGGATGCTTACTCGTATGGTACCTGACAGCACCTGTGGGTCAGGTGGTGGAAGACAGGGAAGAGTTCTGCAGCTCAGCTTTTGTCAAAGTACAGAGTTATTCAAGCGATCTGTGCTTCAAGCTGGCTCTGGCTTGATAAGCTTAGAGACTGAGCAACTATTTGAGGTGACATTCCAGAAAGTGCTGGAAAGTTTTATAAAACTTTCATTCTCTGAAGTATAATTCTTCTCACTTCTCTCCCTTATCCGTTATATTTCCATACTACTCAACAAAAAATTAACTGTGTTTTTGAGGAAAGGACTAGACAGTTTTAGTTATCAAAACTACGATTAAGGAGAAAGGGCTTAAGACTTTTCACATAGCCTGTAAAATCTTTTCccattcagaaaatatttctatagaaTTAAACTTAGTCCCTTCCAGCTGGGTAAAAGCCATCTCTGCAACCCAATATATCAGATTAGTAGCTCTTTTATTAGcaaagtgacatttaaaaatttgTCTATCACTGTAGACTGCTTTAAGAAGTTAGGATAACCAGACTGTTTCTCAAAGGAAAAACTCtaatattattttgtttaaattctgtCTGCAGCTTCACATGTTCAAAATACATTCTACGTTAGAGTAGTCTGATGCAGAAATGGGAAATATATGGACCGTATGGTTTCTTCACTCCTCACCAGCATTTTAGATTTTTTATCTTTGGGAAAGATCAAAACCAAGTTTGAAGCAGAAAAGATCTTCTAGCTTTAATTATGAAACCTCTGCCATAACTATTACAAAGTATGTCCTAGAAGTTCTTTCTCAGGCTAATTTTcctaatattaaaaatgtatcagTGTTCAAGCTGGTCTGAATAAAACTAGTTTTTCTGTCTCACAGAAGCCTACCCTCTGGACAAGAAAGCCACCTGTAGGGCATGATAGGAATCCATTTTCCCGTTTGCGATCATTACTGCGGAAGTAAGAAGGCAAATAGGTAAGAGATCTTCCTGTTCCATCTCAGGAGACAGCAATGCAGATGTGAGACAGTGTTGAGAGCAACAAATCATCAAATTGTCACATACTATTTGGTAATGCAATTTCTTTTTAGGACAGAATTCCAGTGTTTAGCAAGCCATGTTCTCTAAAGGGTGGGGATGCAACATCCACCTGCACCTCCACACACCTTGTTTCTAGGCACCTGATCCCTGCTGCGGAGCTCAAGCAGGTGGATTGGAGGGGTTAGCAACCCAACATGCAGAGCTTGAGCTACTCAGGAGTATGAACCAAGGATAGGGACATGATCTCAAGACCAACACTTAACTGATGACTCTCCTATTCAGGAGAATGCTCACCTGATGGGGTAGGAGcctaagcattttcttttaaacaccaTCAGCTGTTGTGTTCTCCTCTTAAATGTAAGCTAGATGGGTCTGGGTGTTTCTTCTCCACATAAACACAGTAGGGAAGAAAAAGTGATTTTCCTTTCTGCCAGACTGAATGGACTCACACGCATATACCATCTCAGAGAGCAGGTC harbors:
- the KCNN2 gene encoding small conductance calcium-activated potassium channel protein 2, with the translated sequence MPLVLVRPTNRTRRLDSTGAGMGPSWRQQDSPLPTITHCAGCTTARSSCGFNGDGMDAPRQFPAGFGPDQQQQQQQRPPPPLHCQQQHGQDKQSLLQQQQQQQQQQQQQQQQSPCLQCNNCAYYGAAAAAAGDNLPLLLRASSPLSGAFRTHSSPLSSAASSRQGSQLNVSELTPSSHAGASRQPHQYPQYHQCHSLQQQQAASPSSSVSSSSTHHHHHHHHHHHHHQQRRESNPFTEIAMSSCRYNGGVMRPLSNLSSSRRNLHELDSESQPLQPPLASPAAAAAAGGTPAAPEIVVSKPEHNNSNNLALYGPAGPGPGPGPGGANNGGGKPSKKKNQNIGYKLGHRRALFEKRKRLSDYALIFGMFGIVVMVIETELSWGAYTKESLYSLALKCLISLSTIILLGLIIVYHAREIQLFMVDNGADDWRIAMTYERIFFICLEILVCAIHPIPGNYTFTWTARLAFSYTPSTTTADVDIILSIPMFLRLYLIARVMLLHSKLFTDASSRSIGALNKINFNTRFVMKTLMTICPGTVLLVFSISLWIIAAWTVRACERYHDQQDVTSNFLGAMWLISITFLSIGYGDMVPNTYCGKGVCLLTGIMGAGCTALVVAVVARKLELTKAEKHVHNFMMDTQLTKRVKNAAANVLRETWLIYKNTKLVKKIDHAKVRKHQRKFLQAIHQLRSVKMEQRKLNDQANTLVDLAKTQNIMYDMISDLNERSEDFEKRIVTLETKLETLIGSIQALPGLISQTISQQQRDFLEAQIQNYDKHVAYSAERSRSLSRRRRSSSTAPPTSSESS